The genomic DNA CGCCGGTGAACTCCCTGGGCCGCAGCACCCTGTCGCGGGCCAGGTCATCCATCGAAACCGACTTGCGGCGCGCGAACGGGTGCCGAGAGAAGACCGCCGGCACTGGCTGCTCGCGGAACAGGATCGGCCCCTCGGCCACCTCTGGCTCCGGCGATGGCGCGCCGACAGTGGGACGCCGATGCGGCACTCGATCTTCTTGATCGTCTGGCTGACGCGGGCGGTGGAGACATGCAGCCGCTCCGCGGTGCGTCCGAAGTGCAGCTCCTCGGCGAGTACGAGGAAGATCTCCAAGTCCCGCCGCTCCACTTCGTTAACCTTTACGTTAACGATCGTTGTCGACGCTCTCATTGTTACCGGTCCGGGCAGACAGCATCGTGGAGGCATGGCAAACATGACTCTTGTACTTGGCGGAACCGGCAAGACCGGGCGGCGTGTGGTCGAGCGGTTGACTGCGATGGACGTACCGGTCCGGATCGGCACCCGCTCGGGCGGCGTCCCCTTCGACTGGGCGGACCGCTCGACCTGGGCGCCCGCGCTCGAGGGGACCCGCACCGCGTACGTCTCCTACTACCCCGACCTGGCCGTGCCCGGCGCGACCGACGACATCGCGGCCTTCACCGAGCTGGCCGGCTCCCGGCGGCTGGTGCTCCTGTCGGGCCGCGGCGAGGAGGAGGCGCAGCAGTGCGAGAAGATCCTGGCCACCTCCGCGGCCGAGTGGACTGTGGTGCGCTGCAGCTGGTTCAACCAGAACTTCAGCGAGGGCTACATGCTCGAGCCTCTCCAGGAGGGACACGTCTACCTCCCGGCGGGTGAGGTGCCCGAGCCGTTCGTGGACGCCGACGACATCGCCGACGTGGCGGTCGCCGCGC from Streptosporangium sp. NBC_01756 includes the following:
- a CDS encoding NmrA family NAD(P)-binding protein, which encodes MTLVLGGTGKTGRRVVERLTAMDVPVRIGTRSGGVPFDWADRSTWAPALEGTRTAYVSYYPDLAVPGATDDIAAFTELAGSRRLVLLSGRGEEEAQQCEKILATSAAEWTVVRCSWFNQNFSEGYMLEPLQEGHVYLPAGEVPEPFVDADDIADVAVAALTRDGHAGEVYELTGPRLLTFAQATAEIAAAAGREIGYTQIPVEAYVEHVPEDVAGFLTYLFTTVLDGRNASLGDGVQRALGREPRDFADFAREAAATGIWSV